The Agromyces mariniharenae genome includes a window with the following:
- a CDS encoding carbohydrate ABC transporter permease, which produces MTAIIEELDPDHRAVELPPPPSSRRRASRRGSGRGANGPTKRTTGDWVVLVVAIVLGFFIAVPFLLILINSFKSPADYNTSGPLTLPTEFYVDGIVAFWERVDFPQKLWNSVFISGLVAVFAVALSMFNAFALGIGRVKGRLWIVVLILLANMLPQEVLLYPLYFMFKEVGLYDSQWAVIIIFTVIQSAFGTYLLASVYSTFPKEMLEAASLDGASRWQILWRVVYPISRPTLSVLLIFFFIWTWNEFLIPLTFLVSNDTQTVPVAITVLQGDRLMDVTTTSASALLGLIPTLVFFLIFQRTLTRGITAGAVK; this is translated from the coding sequence ATGACCGCCATCATCGAGGAGCTCGACCCCGACCACCGCGCGGTCGAGCTGCCCCCGCCCCCGTCGAGCCGCCGTCGCGCGTCGCGCCGCGGGTCAGGCCGCGGCGCGAACGGCCCCACGAAGCGCACGACCGGCGACTGGGTCGTGCTCGTCGTCGCGATCGTGCTCGGCTTCTTCATCGCCGTGCCGTTCCTGCTCATCCTGATCAACTCGTTCAAGTCGCCGGCCGACTACAACACGTCGGGGCCGCTGACACTGCCGACCGAGTTCTACGTCGACGGCATCGTCGCGTTCTGGGAGCGCGTCGACTTCCCGCAGAAGCTCTGGAACAGCGTGTTCATCTCGGGGCTCGTCGCGGTCTTCGCGGTGGCGCTGTCGATGTTCAACGCCTTCGCGCTCGGCATCGGCCGGGTGAAGGGCCGGCTCTGGATCGTCGTGCTCATCCTGCTCGCGAACATGCTGCCGCAGGAGGTGCTGCTCTACCCGCTGTACTTCATGTTCAAGGAGGTCGGCCTCTACGACAGCCAGTGGGCGGTGATCATCATCTTCACCGTCATCCAGTCGGCGTTCGGCACCTACCTGCTCGCATCCGTGTACTCGACGTTCCCGAAGGAGATGCTCGAGGCGGCCTCGCTCGACGGCGCGAGCCGGTGGCAGATCCTCTGGCGGGTCGTGTACCCGATCTCGCGGCCGACGCTCTCGGTGCTGCTGATCTTCTTCTTCATCTGGACGTGGAACGAGTTCCTGATCCCGCTCACCTTCCTCGTGTCGAACGACACGCAGACCGTGCCGGTGGCGATCACCGTGCTGCAGGGCGACCGGCTCATGGACGTCACGACGACGAGCGCCTCGGCGCTGCTCGGGCTCATCCCGACCCTAGTGTTCTTCCTCATCTTCCAACGCACCCTCACCCGGGGCATCACCGCAGGAGCAGTCAAGTAG
- a CDS encoding carbohydrate ABC transporter permease, which translates to MSEALDTRAATLPERGDAAARREARRPARGGRSLIPGSGRNAFWLYLVPGLALLAVIVVIPLGWNVFLTFTEYRGIRPPEWIGLDNWVELMGDEVFWTSFGNSIAMIVAMVVVPTLVGLVLAAMLFDLIGKKFGGKLASFLRATYYLPQILPAVIAAIVIGWILRPQNGALNQVLEAIGLGDLSHNWLGSPDTALASIMVIMVWVQLGYPIVIFMAALQRVDPELYEAAELDGANWFQRFRAITLGIIRPEIFVVTLTCTIAALKVFGPVYALTGGGPGTATIVPAYYAYSEFFQSQQVGYGATIATALTIVIAAVSVVFILVQNRVEKQEEER; encoded by the coding sequence ATGTCCGAAGCCCTCGACACGCGGGCGGCGACCCTGCCGGAGCGCGGCGACGCCGCCGCGCGACGCGAGGCGCGTCGCCCCGCGCGCGGCGGCCGGAGCCTCATCCCCGGCTCGGGCCGGAACGCGTTCTGGCTCTACCTCGTGCCGGGCCTCGCCCTGCTCGCCGTCATCGTCGTGATCCCGCTGGGGTGGAACGTCTTCCTCACCTTCACGGAGTACCGCGGCATCCGCCCGCCCGAGTGGATCGGCCTCGACAACTGGGTCGAGCTGATGGGCGACGAGGTCTTCTGGACGTCGTTCGGCAACTCGATCGCGATGATCGTCGCGATGGTGGTCGTGCCGACGCTCGTCGGCCTCGTGCTGGCCGCCATGCTGTTCGACCTCATCGGCAAGAAGTTCGGCGGGAAGCTCGCGAGCTTCCTGCGCGCCACCTACTACCTGCCCCAGATCCTGCCCGCCGTCATCGCCGCGATCGTCATCGGCTGGATCCTGCGCCCGCAGAACGGCGCCCTCAACCAGGTGCTCGAGGCGATCGGCCTCGGCGACCTCTCCCACAACTGGCTCGGCAGCCCCGACACCGCCCTCGCCAGCATCATGGTGATCATGGTCTGGGTGCAGCTCGGCTACCCGATCGTCATCTTCATGGCCGCGCTGCAGCGGGTCGACCCCGAGCTCTACGAGGCGGCCGAGCTGGACGGCGCGAACTGGTTCCAGCGGTTCCGCGCGATCACGCTCGGCATCATCCGGCCCGAGATCTTCGTCGTCACCCTGACCTGCACGATCGCCGCGCTCAAGGTGTTCGGCCCCGTCTACGCCCTCACGGGCGGTGGCCCGGGCACGGCCACGATCGTGCCGGCCTACTACGCGTACAGCGAGTTCTTCCAGTCGCAGCAGGTCGGATACGGCGCCACCATCGCGACGGCCCTCACGATCGTCATCGCGGCGGTGAGCGTGGTGTTCATCCTCGTGCAGAACCGCGTCGAGAAGCAGGAGGAGGAGCGATGA
- a CDS encoding ABC transporter substrate-binding protein: MKHTKTLAVAASLAAAALALSGCSGGDAGGDADTLRLWHYEGADSAMGKAWDEAIKVFEEETGATVEFEEKSFEQIRSTASQVLNSDEAPDLLEYNKGNATAGLLSSQGLLTPLDDAVEEYGWDDALAPSLQTTAKYDEDGIMGSGSWFGVPNYGEFVEVYYNKDAFAAAGLEVPTTLDEFEDVLAAFAAQGVTPLAESAAEYPLGQLWYQLALSKADRQFVNDYQLYENPVDWTGDEITYATETIADWTGKGYISTDSSGLKAEDAGVGFISGDYPIFFSGSWWYGRFASEISDFEWGTFLFPETELSPGSAGNMWVVPEQAKNKELAYEFIDITMRPEIQAILGNNGGVPVAADEADITDPKSQELIANFNALTEKDGIAFYPDWPTPTFYDELNAALQELVNGTKSPADVQQQLGEQYQAGVEDIVG; the protein is encoded by the coding sequence ATGAAGCACACCAAGACCCTCGCGGTCGCCGCGTCCCTCGCGGCCGCCGCGCTCGCCCTGAGCGGTTGCTCGGGCGGCGACGCAGGCGGCGACGCCGACACGCTCCGCCTCTGGCACTACGAGGGCGCCGACAGCGCGATGGGCAAGGCCTGGGACGAGGCGATCAAGGTCTTCGAGGAGGAGACCGGCGCGACCGTCGAGTTCGAGGAGAAGAGCTTCGAGCAGATCCGATCGACCGCCAGCCAGGTCCTCAACTCCGACGAGGCCCCCGACCTGCTCGAGTACAACAAGGGCAACGCGACCGCGGGCCTCCTCTCGAGCCAAGGGCTGCTCACGCCGCTCGACGACGCGGTCGAGGAGTACGGCTGGGACGACGCCCTCGCGCCCTCGCTGCAGACCACGGCGAAGTACGACGAGGACGGCATCATGGGCTCGGGCAGCTGGTTCGGCGTGCCCAACTACGGCGAGTTCGTCGAGGTCTACTACAACAAGGACGCGTTCGCGGCCGCCGGCCTCGAGGTGCCGACGACGCTCGACGAGTTCGAGGACGTGCTCGCCGCCTTCGCCGCGCAGGGCGTGACCCCGCTCGCCGAGTCGGCCGCGGAGTACCCGCTCGGCCAGCTCTGGTACCAGCTCGCGCTCTCCAAGGCCGACCGCCAGTTCGTGAACGACTACCAGCTCTACGAGAACCCCGTCGACTGGACGGGCGACGAGATCACGTACGCGACCGAGACCATCGCGGACTGGACCGGGAAGGGCTACATCTCCACCGACTCGAGCGGCCTCAAGGCCGAGGACGCGGGCGTCGGCTTCATCAGCGGCGACTACCCGATCTTCTTCTCGGGCAGCTGGTGGTACGGCCGCTTCGCGAGCGAGATCTCCGACTTCGAGTGGGGCACGTTCCTGTTCCCCGAGACCGAGCTGTCGCCGGGATCCGCGGGCAACATGTGGGTCGTCCCCGAGCAGGCGAAGAACAAGGAGCTCGCCTACGAGTTCATCGACATCACGATGCGCCCCGAGATCCAGGCGATCCTCGGCAACAACGGCGGCGTGCCGGTGGCGGCCGACGAGGCCGACATCACCGACCCGAAGTCGCAGGAGCTCATCGCGAACTTCAACGCGCTCACCGAGAAGGACGGCATCGCCTTCTACCCCGACTGGCCCACGCCGACGTTCTACGACGAGCTGAACGCCGCGCTCCAGGAGCTGGTCAACGGCACCAAGTCGCCCGCCGACGTCCAGCAGCAGCTCGGCGAGCAGTACCAGGCCGGTGTCGAGGACATCGTCGGCTGA